One genomic region from Accipiter gentilis chromosome Z, bAccGen1.1, whole genome shotgun sequence encodes:
- the TMEM8B gene encoding transmembrane protein 8B isoform X2, with protein MAPHNRSCLYKVFVPSYTSRVLVEVLRCRGVEGCPLWLRMRAKAPPLHNSTALDCREHARCQLALDLPFWQHWYYVLVEKHPGVPGTVSFQVTVQLTDCSRPSLARPPFLPSSASMNMPHSFGSVGGLALGDSPPPASPNGTKPVPISIASSAGERCWPVRPTLRNELDTFSVHFYIFFGPNVSVPPDRPAVFVINLLPVLDSGGVLNLELRLNVSSLCGENVTVFGCLNHEVPLTSSDNASVTCETESLAGFLLSVNATASLSRLRIPYPQTGSWYLSLRSLCATEHGFEPCTNVTAEVYLRAYLSPCINDCGIYGQCKLLRTNNYLYAACECKAGWNGWGCTDNAEAFSYGFQLLSTLLLCLSNVMFVPPVAIAVRSHYLLEAAVYIFTMFFSTFYHACDQPGIVVFCIMEYDVLQFCDFLGSLMSVWVTVIAMARLQPVVKQVLYLLGAMLLSMALQMDRHGLWNLLGPSLFALGIMAIAWTARTIRRRHCYPPTWKRWAFYLCPGALIAAAAVLLYAFVETEENYFYIHSIWHLLIAGSVGFLLPPRAKPSRRLGPLPRRKGCGYQLCVNEQEELGLVDPAVASINSICTS; from the exons ATGGCCCCCCACAACCGCTCCTGCCTCTACAA GGTATTTGTGCCCAGCTACACATCACGAGTGCTGGTGGAGGTGCTGCGGTGCCGTGGGGTCGAGGGCTGCCCACTCTGGCTGCGTATGCGGGCCAAGGCTCCCCCCCTGCACAACTCCACGGCGCTGGACTGCCGGGAGCATGCACGCTGCCAGCTGGCACTGGACCTGCCCTTCTGGCAGCATTGGTACTACGTGCTGGTGGAGAAACACCCTGGGGTGCCAGGAACCGTCTCCTTCCAGGTCACCGTGCAGCTCACAG ACTGCTCCCGACCCAGCCTGGCCCGGCcacccttcctgccctccagcgcCTCCATGAATATGCCCCACTCCTTCGGCTCCGTGGGCGGGCTGGCACTGGGGGACAGCCCTCCGCCTGCCAGCCCCAACGGCACAAAGCCAGTCCCCATCTCCATCGCTTCATCTGCTGGTGAGCGGTGCTGGCCGGTCCGGCCCACACTGCGCAATGAGCTGGACACCTTCTCCGTCCACTTCTACATCTTCTTTGGTCCCAACGTGTCAGTGCCACCCGACCGCCCTGCTGTCTTCGTCATCAACCTCCTACCAGTGCTGGACAGTGGTGGGGTGCTCAACCTGGAGCTGCGGCTCAATGTG AGCTCCCTGTGTGGCGAGAACGTAACAGTGTTTGGGTGTCTGAACCATGAAGTCCCACTGACGTCCAGTGACAATGCGTCGGTCACCTGTGAAACAG AGTCCCTGGCAGGCTTCCTGCTCTCCGTCAATGCCACGGCCAGCCTCAGCCGCCTGCGGATCCCCTACCCCCAGACAGGCAGCTGGTACCTGAGCCTGCGCTCGCTCTGTGCCACGGAGCATGG GTTCGAGCCCTGCACCAACGTGACGGCTGAGGTGTACCTGCGTGCCTACCTCTCACCCTGCATCAATGACTGCGGCATCTACGGCCAGTGCAAGCTGCTGCGCACCAACAACTACCTGTATGCCGCCTGCGAGTGCAAAGCTG GCTGGAACGGCTGGGGCTGCACAGACAACGCCGAGGCTTTCTCCTACGGCTTCCAGCTTCTTTCCACTCTGCTGCTGTGCCTCAGCAATGTCATGTTTGTGCCTCCCGTGGCCATCGCTGTCCGCAGCCACTACCTCCTGGAAGCTGCCGTCTACATCTTCACCATGTTCTTCTCCACT TTTTACCATGCCTGTGACCAGCCGGGCATCGTGGTGTTCTGCATCATGGAGTACGATGTGCTGCAGTTCTGTGACTTCCTGGGCTCCCTCATGTCTGTCTGGGTCACCGTCATTGCCATGGCCCGCCTCCAGCCTGTAGTCAAGCAG GTCCTGTACCTGCTGGGGGCCATGCTGCTCTCCATGGCTCTGCAGATGGACCGCCATGGGCTCTGGAACCTGCTGGGGCCCAGCCTCTTCGCCTTAGGGATCATGGCCATTGCCTGG ACAGCTCGCACCATCCGGCGCCGCCACTGCTACCCACCGACCTGGAAACGCTGGGCTTTCTACCTGTGCCCGGGGGCACTGATTGCAGCAGCTGCCGTGCTGCTCTACGCCTTCGTGGAGACAGAGGAGAACTACTTCTACATCCACAGCATCTGGCACCTTCTCATCGCCGGCAGCGTTGGCTTCTTGCTGCCACCCCGTGCCAAGCCCAGCAGGCGCCTGGGGCCGCTGCCCCGGCGCAAAGGCTGTGGGTACCAGCTCTGTGTCAACGAACAGGAGGAGCTGGGCCTCGTTGACCCAGCCGTGGCCTCCATCAACAGCATTTGTACCAGCTGA
- the TMEM8B gene encoding transmembrane protein 8B isoform X1 yields the protein MGRRGGGGGGQRRPFAPPLRLPLLLLPLLLLPPAADGLFVTDYFTRTPRKLSPFRSFASIELFHFHIPEDTVIAVWNLITFKEQGGTFGDQCPDRSITVYFRSGAPSVINPLHTHFPKDTAVPGSFALTLTWTLPNRTTGVFNVTSPLPGDWFLAAHLPKDEGKISVKGLYEECQYLFQPQLIVQRLVNIAVLYPGYITEQSMAPHNRSCLYKVFVPSYTSRVLVEVLRCRGVEGCPLWLRMRAKAPPLHNSTALDCREHARCQLALDLPFWQHWYYVLVEKHPGVPGTVSFQVTVQLTDCSRPSLARPPFLPSSASMNMPHSFGSVGGLALGDSPPPASPNGTKPVPISIASSAGERCWPVRPTLRNELDTFSVHFYIFFGPNVSVPPDRPAVFVINLLPVLDSGGVLNLELRLNVSSLCGENVTVFGCLNHEVPLTSSDNASVTCETESLAGFLLSVNATASLSRLRIPYPQTGSWYLSLRSLCATEHGFEPCTNVTAEVYLRAYLSPCINDCGIYGQCKLLRTNNYLYAACECKAGWNGWGCTDNAEAFSYGFQLLSTLLLCLSNVMFVPPVAIAVRSHYLLEAAVYIFTMFFSTFYHACDQPGIVVFCIMEYDVLQFCDFLGSLMSVWVTVIAMARLQPVVKQVLYLLGAMLLSMALQMDRHGLWNLLGPSLFALGIMAIAWTARTIRRRHCYPPTWKRWAFYLCPGALIAAAAVLLYAFVETEENYFYIHSIWHLLIAGSVGFLLPPRAKPSRRLGPLPRRKGCGYQLCVNEQEELGLVDPAVASINSICTS from the exons atgggccggcggggcggcgggggcggcgggcagcggcggccgttcgccccccccctccgcctccccctgctgctcctgccgctcctcctcctgccgccggcCGCCG ATGGGCTCTTTGTGACCGACTACTTCACCCGCACACCACGCAAGCTCAGCCCCTTCCGCTCCTTTGCCAGCATTGAGCTCTTCCACTTCCACATCCCTGAGGACACAGTCATTGCCGTCTGGAACCTCATCACCTTCAAGGAGCAGGGTGGCACCTTTGGGGACCAATGCCCAGACCGTAGCATCACCGT GTATTTCCGCTCAGGGGCTCCCTCCGTCATTAACCCACTGCACACGCACTTCCCCAAGGACACGGCTGTCCCTGGCTCCTTTGCGCTGACCCTCACCTGGACCCTGCCCAACCGCACCACCGGGGTCTTCAACGTCACCAGCCCGCTGCCCGGGGATTGGTTCCTGGCTGCCCATCTGCCCAAAGATGAGGGCAAGATCTCTGTCAAG GGGCTTTACGAAGAGTGCCAGTATCTCTTCCAGCCGCAGCTCATCGTGCAGCGCCTGGTGAACATTGCCGTGCTGTACCCTGGTTACATCACTGAGCAGAGCATGGCCCCCCACAACCGCTCCTGCCTCTACAA GGTATTTGTGCCCAGCTACACATCACGAGTGCTGGTGGAGGTGCTGCGGTGCCGTGGGGTCGAGGGCTGCCCACTCTGGCTGCGTATGCGGGCCAAGGCTCCCCCCCTGCACAACTCCACGGCGCTGGACTGCCGGGAGCATGCACGCTGCCAGCTGGCACTGGACCTGCCCTTCTGGCAGCATTGGTACTACGTGCTGGTGGAGAAACACCCTGGGGTGCCAGGAACCGTCTCCTTCCAGGTCACCGTGCAGCTCACAG ACTGCTCCCGACCCAGCCTGGCCCGGCcacccttcctgccctccagcgcCTCCATGAATATGCCCCACTCCTTCGGCTCCGTGGGCGGGCTGGCACTGGGGGACAGCCCTCCGCCTGCCAGCCCCAACGGCACAAAGCCAGTCCCCATCTCCATCGCTTCATCTGCTGGTGAGCGGTGCTGGCCGGTCCGGCCCACACTGCGCAATGAGCTGGACACCTTCTCCGTCCACTTCTACATCTTCTTTGGTCCCAACGTGTCAGTGCCACCCGACCGCCCTGCTGTCTTCGTCATCAACCTCCTACCAGTGCTGGACAGTGGTGGGGTGCTCAACCTGGAGCTGCGGCTCAATGTG AGCTCCCTGTGTGGCGAGAACGTAACAGTGTTTGGGTGTCTGAACCATGAAGTCCCACTGACGTCCAGTGACAATGCGTCGGTCACCTGTGAAACAG AGTCCCTGGCAGGCTTCCTGCTCTCCGTCAATGCCACGGCCAGCCTCAGCCGCCTGCGGATCCCCTACCCCCAGACAGGCAGCTGGTACCTGAGCCTGCGCTCGCTCTGTGCCACGGAGCATGG GTTCGAGCCCTGCACCAACGTGACGGCTGAGGTGTACCTGCGTGCCTACCTCTCACCCTGCATCAATGACTGCGGCATCTACGGCCAGTGCAAGCTGCTGCGCACCAACAACTACCTGTATGCCGCCTGCGAGTGCAAAGCTG GCTGGAACGGCTGGGGCTGCACAGACAACGCCGAGGCTTTCTCCTACGGCTTCCAGCTTCTTTCCACTCTGCTGCTGTGCCTCAGCAATGTCATGTTTGTGCCTCCCGTGGCCATCGCTGTCCGCAGCCACTACCTCCTGGAAGCTGCCGTCTACATCTTCACCATGTTCTTCTCCACT TTTTACCATGCCTGTGACCAGCCGGGCATCGTGGTGTTCTGCATCATGGAGTACGATGTGCTGCAGTTCTGTGACTTCCTGGGCTCCCTCATGTCTGTCTGGGTCACCGTCATTGCCATGGCCCGCCTCCAGCCTGTAGTCAAGCAG GTCCTGTACCTGCTGGGGGCCATGCTGCTCTCCATGGCTCTGCAGATGGACCGCCATGGGCTCTGGAACCTGCTGGGGCCCAGCCTCTTCGCCTTAGGGATCATGGCCATTGCCTGG ACAGCTCGCACCATCCGGCGCCGCCACTGCTACCCACCGACCTGGAAACGCTGGGCTTTCTACCTGTGCCCGGGGGCACTGATTGCAGCAGCTGCCGTGCTGCTCTACGCCTTCGTGGAGACAGAGGAGAACTACTTCTACATCCACAGCATCTGGCACCTTCTCATCGCCGGCAGCGTTGGCTTCTTGCTGCCACCCCGTGCCAAGCCCAGCAGGCGCCTGGGGCCGCTGCCCCGGCGCAAAGGCTGTGGGTACCAGCTCTGTGTCAACGAACAGGAGGAGCTGGGCCTCGTTGACCCAGCCGTGGCCTCCATCAACAGCATTTGTACCAGCTGA
- the LOC126036096 gene encoding LOW QUALITY PROTEIN: B-cell differentiation antigen CD72-like (The sequence of the model RefSeq protein was modified relative to this genomic sequence to represent the inferred CDS: substituted 1 base at 1 genomic stop codon), which produces MAQSVVYADLKFATAPPVTAPSCPAAPDEDDSPYENVPLGTVTAAPSPGRWHRRWRIPARLLAASLLLLLLLLLVATVALGACYWQVTRSLQDASREHAAEQGRLSQEASAREQSLERTRLELAWARAELQRAWREGNSSQLELGSLNAELGRARQELAVLEQEVQEVQRELRASESSVGRLRACVNTDCCPSGWVLYRSRCLFISVEKKTWWDSYYDCTMKSARLLVQGDWPSWTVPHFVQVHGSKYCIGERSXFPLCARPSYGKVSNSYCFDDFPWICEKPPDLSSPSETLFPLLANG; this is translated from the exons ATGGCCCAGAGCGTGGTCTACGCCGACTTGAAGTTTGCCACAGCCCCACCGGTCACGGCCCCCagctgccccgcagcccccgaTGAGGACGACAGCCCCTACGAGAACGTGCCACTGGGGACGGTGACTGCAGCGCCCAGCCCAG GGCGCTGGCACCGGCGCTGGCGCATCCCTGCACggctgctggcagccagcctgctgctgctgctgctgctgctgctggtggccacTGTGGCCCTGGGGGCTTGCT ACTGGCAGGTCACCCGCAGCCTGCAGGACGCCTCCCGTGAGCACGCGGCCGAGCAGGGCCGCCTCTCGCAGGAGGCGAGCGCGCGGGAGCAGAGCCTGGAGCGGACGCGGCTGGAGCTGGCGTGGGCCAGAGCGGAGCTGCAGCGAGCCTGGCGGGAGGGCAACAGCagccagctggagctggggagccTGAACGCCGAGCTGGGGCGCgccaggcaggagctggctgtgctggagcaggaggtgcaGGAGGTGCAGAGGGAGCTCAGGGCCAGCGAGAGCTCCGTCGGCCGCCTGCGCGCCTGCGTGAATacgg ATTGCTGCCCCTCGGGCTGGGTGCTCTACAGGAGCAGGTGCCTCTTCATCTCGGTGGAGAAGAAGACCTGGTGGGACAGCTATTACGACTGCACGATGAAATCCGCTCGGCTGCTGGTCCAAGGCGACTGGCCGTCGTGGACGGTGCCG CATTTTGTGCAGGTGCATGGTTCCAAGTACTGCATCGGAGAGAGA AGCTAGTTCCCACTCTGTGCAAGACCATCTTATGGAAAGGTAAGCAACTCCTACTGCTTTGATGACTTTCCATGGATCTGTGAGAAGCCCCCAGATCTGAGCAGCCCATCAGAGaccctctttcctctcctggcCAACGGGTGA
- the LOC126035969 gene encoding uncharacterized protein LOC126035969 isoform X2, with protein sequence MPRGRAWTQAEVSSLLALVGSSGEAALLMASTSRPNEALWREISQGLAAAGYGRSMAQCRSKWKALKQAFHSERETRRRVGHHSPCLPPHYRAMKSIWKAAGRPVFGERRMPDLVKLTPRRRRSALAAHPSSSPEPPEHDVGRDAPGMLLSPLLQCVKDEPESPASGDHVAGMPPTSPTMPRCHTALKQERAEQKADFPGEMSPGLQRGNQVLPVATAAPGSPGTTAMSEQPAAEGASDASLQGSSMAGLLQSIQQLLVQILQTSRQQQALLESLASDTVSHLHLLSHSLVQVGETLHQLLLRPQTHPGPLGHYVPHVPFFEGGPGVPCSPGAPHTSPDHKEEPQMSPAAGCTPP encoded by the exons ATGCCCCGCGGGCGAGCCTGGACGCAGGCGGAGGTCAGCAGCCTCCTGGCGCTGGTGGGGAGCTCCGGGGAGGCCGCCCTGCTCATGGCTTCCACGTCGCGACCCAACGAGGCACTGTGGCGGGAGATCTCCCAGGGGCTGGCGGCGGCCGGCTACGGGCGCAGCATGGCCCAGTGCCGCTCCAAGTGGAAGGCGCTCAAGCAGGCTTTCCACTCGGAGCGGGAGACGCGCCGGAGGGTAGGACACCACTCACCCTGCCTGCCCCCGCACTACCGAGCCATGAAGAGCATCTGGAAGGCGGCCGGGCGGCCCGTTTTCGGCGAGAGGAGGATGCCAG aCCTGGTGAAGCTGACCCCCAGGAGGCGCAGGTCAGCCCTTGCTGCCCACCcttcgtcctcgccagagccacCAG AGCACGACGTTGGCAGGGACGCCCCAGGCATGCTGCTGTCCCCGCTGCTGCAGTGTGTGAAGGACGAGCCAGAGAGCC CAGCCAGTGGGGACCACGTCGCTGGAATGCCACCCACTTCCCCCACCATGCCAC GTTGTCATACTGCCCTGAAGCAGGAAAGAGCTGAGCAAAAGGCTG ATTTTCCTGGTGAGATGTCCCCAGGGTTGCAGAGAGGAAACCAAGTGCTGCCAGTGGCCACCGCAGCCCCGGGCTCCCCTGGGACAACTGCCATGAgtgagcagccagcagcagaaggggCATCAGATGCAAGCCTGCAAG GCTCCAGCATGGCAGGCTTGCTTCAGAGcattcagcagctgctggtgcAGATCCTGCAAACGTCGCGGCAGCAGCAGGCGCTGCTGGAGAGCCTGGCCAGTGACACCGTctcccacctccacctcctctcCCACAGCCTGGTGCAAGTGGGCGAGACCCTGCACCAGCTCCTGCTCCGGCCGCAGACCCACCCTGGCCCACTCGGTCACTACGTCCCCCACGTGCCCTTTTTTGAAGGTGGCCCCGGGGTGCCCTGCTCCCCAGGTGCTCCCCACACCTCTCCAGATCACAAAGAGGAGCCTCAGATGTCCCCTGCTGCCGGCTGCACCCCCCCATGA
- the LOC126036303 gene encoding killer cell lectin-like receptor subfamily G member 1: protein MEEGVTYADLRLPPTPAPQQPLRLPWCWAAISLALLSLMLLLAQIILAGLSFHYLGQQESCTHGPWSMEESPSYGQQTLQGRCQFCPAGWVWDAGRCYYFSSAKKSWEQSREDCCSKGAQLVTIRANTTLAFLVRTANMKVFHVGLKRDGSRSDWKWLDGTALKGLFRIQRSTSSFLACGRVSGLGLSGGLCGEALGWVCEQSAATLQWLRSSPPAFLWGNTTYTCVGP from the exons ATGGAAGAGGGGGTCACGTATGCGGATCTGCGCTTGCCCCCCACACCAG CTCCTCAGCAGCCACTGCGTCTGCCATGGTGCTGGGCAGCCATCAGCCTGGCTCTCCTCTCCCTGATGCTCCTGCTGGCGCAAATCATCCTCGCTGGCTTGAGCTTCCACT ATTTAGGACAACAGGAGAGCTGCACCCATGGTCCATGGAGCATGGAGGAGAGCCCCAGCTATGGGCAACAGACACTGCAAG GGAGATGCCAGTTCTGCCCGGCTGGCTGGGTCTGGGATGCAGGGCGGTGCTACTACTTCTCCTCTGCCAAAaagagctgggagcagagcagagaagaCTGCTGCTCCAAAGGGGCACAGCTAGTCACCATCCGAGCCAACACCACCCTG GCTTTCCTGGTGCGCACAGCCAACATGAAGGTGTTCCACGTGGGACTGAAGAGGGATGGCTCCAGGTCTGACTGGAAGTGGCTGGATGGCACCGCACTGAAGGG GCTCTTCCGAATCCAGCGCTCCACCAGCTCCTTCCTGGCCTGCGGCAGGGTGTCAGGCCTGGGGCTGTCAGGCGGTCTGTGCGGGGAAGCCCTCGGCTGGGTCTGCGAGCAGAGCGCAGCCACCCTGCAGTGGCTCCGGTCCTCACCCCCCGCCTTCCTCTGGGGAAACACCACCTACACCTGTGTGGGGCCATGA
- the LOC126035969 gene encoding uncharacterized protein LOC126035969 isoform X1, with protein sequence MPRGRAWTQAEVSSLLALVGSSGEAALLMASTSRPNEALWREISQGLAAAGYGRSMAQCRSKWKALKQAFHSERETRRRVGHHSPCLPPHYRAMKSIWKAAGRPVFGERRMPDLVKLTPRRRRSALAAHPSSSPEPPEHDVGRDAPGMLLSPLLQCVKDEPESPASGDHVAGMPPTSPTMPHTGHCFPPLPLLGCHTALKQERAEQKADFPGEMSPGLQRGNQVLPVATAAPGSPGTTAMSEQPAAEGASDASLQGSSMAGLLQSIQQLLVQILQTSRQQQALLESLASDTVSHLHLLSHSLVQVGETLHQLLLRPQTHPGPLGHYVPHVPFFEGGPGVPCSPGAPHTSPDHKEEPQMSPAAGCTPP encoded by the exons ATGCCCCGCGGGCGAGCCTGGACGCAGGCGGAGGTCAGCAGCCTCCTGGCGCTGGTGGGGAGCTCCGGGGAGGCCGCCCTGCTCATGGCTTCCACGTCGCGACCCAACGAGGCACTGTGGCGGGAGATCTCCCAGGGGCTGGCGGCGGCCGGCTACGGGCGCAGCATGGCCCAGTGCCGCTCCAAGTGGAAGGCGCTCAAGCAGGCTTTCCACTCGGAGCGGGAGACGCGCCGGAGGGTAGGACACCACTCACCCTGCCTGCCCCCGCACTACCGAGCCATGAAGAGCATCTGGAAGGCGGCCGGGCGGCCCGTTTTCGGCGAGAGGAGGATGCCAG aCCTGGTGAAGCTGACCCCCAGGAGGCGCAGGTCAGCCCTTGCTGCCCACCcttcgtcctcgccagagccacCAG AGCACGACGTTGGCAGGGACGCCCCAGGCATGCTGCTGTCCCCGCTGCTGCAGTGTGTGAAGGACGAGCCAGAGAGCC CAGCCAGTGGGGACCACGTCGCTGGAATGCCACCCACTTCCCCCACCATGCCAC ACACCGGTCActgcttccctccccttcccctcctgg GTTGTCATACTGCCCTGAAGCAGGAAAGAGCTGAGCAAAAGGCTG ATTTTCCTGGTGAGATGTCCCCAGGGTTGCAGAGAGGAAACCAAGTGCTGCCAGTGGCCACCGCAGCCCCGGGCTCCCCTGGGACAACTGCCATGAgtgagcagccagcagcagaaggggCATCAGATGCAAGCCTGCAAG GCTCCAGCATGGCAGGCTTGCTTCAGAGcattcagcagctgctggtgcAGATCCTGCAAACGTCGCGGCAGCAGCAGGCGCTGCTGGAGAGCCTGGCCAGTGACACCGTctcccacctccacctcctctcCCACAGCCTGGTGCAAGTGGGCGAGACCCTGCACCAGCTCCTGCTCCGGCCGCAGACCCACCCTGGCCCACTCGGTCACTACGTCCCCCACGTGCCCTTTTTTGAAGGTGGCCCCGGGGTGCCCTGCTCCCCAGGTGCTCCCCACACCTCTCCAGATCACAAAGAGGAGCCTCAGATGTCCCCTGCTGCCGGCTGCACCCCCCCATGA